From the Excalfactoria chinensis isolate bCotChi1 chromosome 1, bCotChi1.hap2, whole genome shotgun sequence genome, one window contains:
- the TXN2 gene encoding thioredoxin, mitochondrial → MAQRLALRRLLALGRRPLGPRQVSPHGVHGRAFGSSAIRGSAFNVQDGGDFQERVVNSTKPVVVDFHAQWCGPCKILGPRLEKMVAKQEGKVVMAKVDIDDHTDLAIEYEVSAVPTVLAMKNGDVVDKFVGIKDEDQLEAFLKKLIGA, encoded by the exons ATGGCCCAGAGGCTGGCGCTGCGGCGGCTGCTGGCCCTGGGACGCAGGCCGCTGGGGCCCAGGCAGGTATCCCCGCACGGCGTGCACGGCCGGGCCTTCGGCAGCTCGGCGATACGAGGCAGCGCGTTCAACGTGCAGGACGGAGGCGACTTCCAGGAGCGGGTGGTGAACAGCACTAAGCCCGTGGTGGTGGATTTCCATGCGCA GTGGTGTGGTCCCTGCAAGATCTTGGGCCCTCGGTTAGAGAAGATGGTGGCCAAGCAGGAGGGGAAGGTGGTGATGGCCAAAGTGGACATAGATGATCACACAGACCTTGCGATTGAGTATGAG GTGTCAGCAGTGCCAACAGTGCTGGCAATGAAGAATGGAGATGTTGTGGATAAGTTTGTGGGGATAAAGGACGAGGATCAGCTGGAAGCATTCCTCAAGAAACTCATTGGAGCCTGA